GATAATGCAATGGCAGAGCGGGTTAACGGGATTCTGAAGATTGAATATAAACTTGGGGACAGGTTTAAGAATCTCAAAGAAGCGTTTGCAGCAGTAAGGCATGGAGTATGGGCCTACAATGAAAAGAGGCCACATTGTTCATTAAATATGAAGAAGCCGATTGAGGTACATGAGGGACTAACAGTGTTTTCATCTCTCAAACGCAAAAGTAGCCCAAGACAGAGACCTGTCGAGGCTATATAAACGTCGCTTCGCTCCGGCCTTGACAGGTCTCCTTACTTGGGCTCTAGGGCATTTAAGAGGATTGAAAATAAAAGAAAAAACAAAGAAAAAAGTGTCAAGTAAAATCAGGACGTGACAAGGGTTTTGAACCATTAAGGAGTTCAGGGATTAAGGGGTTCACTAAGAGGTAAAACCTTTGGAGTCAATTATGATTTAGTCCTGTAACGAATGGGTGGCTAAAAAATAAACATCAACAATAATAGTAAAGCTAAAAGGATGGCCAGCCATTGGTATACCGGATTTTTTTTTGGAAAGTGAAATTGACAAATTGGACAGTATTCCAGCGTTTTGTCCACCTCCATTGCACAGGAAGGGCATTCTTTTGTCTTGTTTTTTTGAACCATCCGGAGGGTAAATTGATTTAAGTAACAAATAAAAAAGAATACAATGAAAATAGAAATCTGGTCGGACATTATGTGTCCATTTTGTTATATCGGTAAGCGCAGGCTGGAGACAGCATTGAAAAATTTTGAACATGCAGATAAGGTTCAAATTGAATGGAAAAGTTTTTTATTGAATCCTGATATGCAGACTGATCCCCAGAAAAGTACGGTGGAATATCTTGCAGAAACCAAGGGTTGGAGTTTGGATCAGACCCGTCAGATCACCCGACAGGTATCAGAAATGGCAGAGGGAGAGGGTCTTTTTTATCAAATGGATAAAACCGTAGTGGCCAATGCCAAAAGAGCCCATAATATATTACAGTTGGCCAAATCCCTGGGCAAAGGCAGCGAAATGAAGGAGCGTTTGCTGCGGGCTTATTTTACCGAAGGTGCAAATATTGATGACCAGAATACTTTGTTGGGTTTGGCTGAAGAAGTCGGGATAGACAGAGAAGAGGCAGCTGAATGCCTGCAAAGAAATGTGTATATGGATAAAGTTGACAAGGATATTGCAGAATCAAGGATGCTGGGTGT
This Cecembia calidifontis DNA region includes the following protein-coding sequences:
- a CDS encoding DsbA family oxidoreductase, giving the protein MKIEIWSDIMCPFCYIGKRRLETALKNFEHADKVQIEWKSFLLNPDMQTDPQKSTVEYLAETKGWSLDQTRQITRQVSEMAEGEGLFYQMDKTVVANAKRAHNILQLAKSLGKGSEMKERLLRAYFTEGANIDDQNTLLGLAEEVGIDREEAAECLQRNVYMDKVDKDIAESRMLGVRGVPFFVFDRKYAISGAQAPDVFEKTLERAWMDYVKENPILDVAGSDDGAACDVDGNC